Below is a genomic region from Cupriavidus sp. P-10.
CGTGGAAAAGCTCGACGCCAGCGACACGCTGGTGGCCGGCCGCGCCGACGTCACCGACCTGCAGTCAGGATGCTTCCGTTTCAGCGCGCGCGGCGCGGGCTCGCGGGTGCCGCATCCCTACGAGTCGAACGTGCTGGACGAACTGGAGCGCCTGTTCGTCTCGCGCCGCTTCGGCGATCCGGCGTACAGCACGCTCTCGCCGCGCGCGCCCGCGGCTTTGCTGAACGGGTCCGAGGAGGGCTCGGAGATCGGCGCCTTCTGCGCCGAGCGCGGGCCGATCAAGTTCGACAGCTTGCGCGCCAAAGTCGAGGAGTACATGCCTTTTGGGCGGCTTCCGGCGTACCTCAGGGAGAACTAGCCATGTCCACCATCGACCTGTCGCGCCAGGCGACCGATCCTCGCAAGCACTATGCCGGCGTGCGTATGCAGCAGGGGCGGGTACTGACCGACGACGACTTCAACGAGGCGGCAGCGCTCGATGCGGAAGAGTTGCGCCGAACGCGCGTGCATGCGATCGGCGCCTACGGCAGCCCCGATAGCGGATTCCTGCCAGCCAACTTCGGCGCCGTCGGCGGCAAAGTCAACTTCACGCTGACGCCGGGGCATCTCTATATCGGCGGGCTGCGGGTGGAGATGAGTGCCGCCGAGCAATTCCTGCTGCAAAAGGACTGGCTCAACTTCGACCCGGCGGTCGATGCGCCAGCCGCCCCAGCCAACGGCGTCACTCGCCGCGACCTGGTGTGGATCGAGTGCTGGCAGCAGCCGGTGACCGCGGTGGAAGACAGCGAACTGTTCGAGGTGGCGCTGGGCGGGCCCGACACCTCGACCCGCTGGCGCACGATGCGCCGCATCTACCTTGAAAAAGGCGTGGCCCAGGGCGACTGCGCGGGCGCCTGGACGGCGCTGGCCGGAACCTTCGCCAACCTCGGCACGCTCAACGGCGAAATGGAGCTGGTCACCAATGCGCGCATGAGCGTGAGCTTCACCGCGCCGCCGGTGACCGGCGATCTGTGTTCGCCGCCGCAGGCCGGCGGCTACCTGGGCGCCGAGAACCAGGCCATCCGCGTGCAACTGGTCGACGCGACGCACTACACCTGGGGCTACGACAACGCGGCGCCGCTGTACCGTGTGCAGCTGAGCGCCCAGGGCGGGCAGCTGCTCAGGCTCACGCTGGTGAACCAGCCGCGCGACGCGGTGCACTGGCCGATCAAGGGCCAGGTGGTGGAACTGCTGCCATGGTCGGCCGCGCTGTCGAACGGCGAACGCGCGGCCGAGGTGGCAGGGCATCTGTGCAAGGTCGCGGTTAGCTACAACCCCGACGACCACACGCTGGTACTGGACACACCGGTGCCCCCGACGTTCGGCGCGCAGTGGCAGGCCCGGGCCGACAAGGCCGAGTTCTTCAACGGCATGGCCGAGCAGAACTTCCTCTACCTGCGCGTATGGAACCGTGGCGACGACCTCGCGTCGCCCGCGGCCATCCCCATCGCCAACGGCGACCTCGGCCAGACCGGCCTCAAAGTCACGTTCAGCGGTGGCCCGCTGCGTCCGGCCGACCACTGGATCATCGCCGCGCGGCCGGCCGCACCCGAGGTGGTGGTGCCCTGGATGCTGGCGCTGGCCGGGGGCGCGCCGTCGCACGGCATCCGGCGCTTTCGCGCACCGCTCGCGCTGCTCGAATGGACCACCGTTGGCGGCGTGACCACTGCGACAGTGGTCCACGACTGCCGCCCGCCGTTCCAGCCGCTCACCCGCATCCGCGGCTGCTGCAGCGTGACGGTGGGCGACGGCATGCAGAGCTTCGGCTTGTACACGTCGGTGCAGGCCGCGGTCGATGCGCTGCCTTCTTCCGGCGGGACGGTGTGCATCCTGCCGGGCCGCTATGTGGAGGCGGTGCGCATCGGCGGTCGGCACAACGTCACGCTGCACGGCTGCGGCCCGCAGTCGCGCATCGTCGCCCCGGACAAGGACGGCCCGGGTTCGACGGCGGTCCTGATCGACGGCTGCAGCGACGTGGCCATCGAGACGCTGGCGCTGGAGGGTGGCAACGAGGCCGTGGTACACGTGCGCCGAAGCGCCGTCGTGCGCGTGGCCTCCTGCCTGATCCAGGCGCGCGACCGGCGCGAGGGATTCTCGCCCTGGCCAGCCGTGTTCGTCGAGGCCGATATGGTGGAGATCGAGGACAACATCATCGAGCCGGTGCGCGAGCTGACGCCGCAGGTGCTGGAGCGCATCTTCCACAAGCTGGCCGCGCCTGTGCAGATCGCGATGTCCGCGCGCGGCGGCTTGCAACTCGCCGGCGGTTGCGAACACGTGCGCGTGGCGGGCAACGTGATCGCGGGCGGCGCCGGCAACGGCATCACGCTGGGCAGCATCCGCCGCATCGACGAACACCACCCCGAAGGCGACGACGTGCCCGACATCGACGTGGACGATCCCTGCGCACCCTGCGACCCCACCGACAGCGGCACGCCGCCAGACGACGGACGCCCTGTGCGCTACGTGTCGGCGGGGGACCTGTACGACATCCTGATCGAAGACAACGTGATCACGCGCCACGGCGCCAACGGCATCGCGGTGGTGCGCTTCTTCGGACTGTCGGCCAGCACTGGCCTGGTGCTGGTGGCGGTGCACGGCCTGCGCATCCTGGACAACACGATCACGCGCTGCCTGCGCCGGGGCGTGGCCCAGGCGCCGTCGAAGACCCAGCTCTTCATGGGCTACGGCGGGATTTCGCTGGCGCTGGCGACCGGGCTGGAGATCGAGCACAACCTGATCGCGGGCAACGGGCGCGACTGGTTCAGCCCGGTGTGCGGCGTCTTCGTGCTCGCCTGCACGGGCCTGTGCGTGGAACACAACCACATCACCGCCAACGGCGAGCGCAACGACGAGCCGGTGGGCGGCGCCCAGCCCGGCATCCGCGCCGGGGTGCACGTCTGGCTGGCGCTGGGCGTGCAGCCGCCCGCGGCGCCTTCGAAGAACAGTACCGCGCGGGCGGCTGCCGCGCCGCGCGTGAGCCGCGACACGCTGCAGCTGCGCGTGCATGCCAATCGCATCGAGCAGCCGCTGGGGCGCGCGCTGTTCATGCTGGGCGCGGGAGCGATGGAGATCACCGACAACCGGCTGGTGAGCGAAGGCACCGGCGAGCCGGCGACCGATCCGGTCGCAAGCACCGTGCTGGTAGGCAACGCCGGCGTCAGCCGCGAGTGGACGCGCGGCCTGCTGATGGCGCTCGTCATCCTGCTCTACGTGACGCTTACCAAGCAGGGAAATGCGGCGACGGCCGCCCTGGTCTGCAACATCTCGCGGCAGTCCCGCTTCATGCCCGGCCTGTGGCCGCGGCTGCCGACCGGCAAGCTGATGTTTAACGACAACCAGGTCTCCTTCCTCATGGCCGACGCGCCGCGCGGGCTGGACCTGTCGTCCACGCTGCTCATCTCCCTGGATGACGTGGCGGCCTGCGACAACCAGTTCGAGTACCACACGCAGCAGCGACTGGTGATGGCCGACCTGCTGGCCTGGGGCACTACCGTGCGCACCAGCGACAACCGGCTGGCCGAAACCTGGGGCCGGGCGGTGCGCTCGCTGATGAGCCTGGCTCTGCTTAACACCGCGGCCGACAACCAGTCCACGCATTGCATCACGGCGATGGGGCTGCGGCGCGCGGTGACCCATAATTTGGTACTGGCCGAAGCCTTCTGCGACAATGCTTGCGGCGACCACGCCCGCGTGTTGAGCCAGGTCGCGCTCGGCGTGCAGAGCTCGATGCAGCATCCCTGAGATCCATCCCCGAGGAGAGCGCCATGCCCACCAGAGACACCCGAAGCAGCGGCCGGTTCAGCGAGGCGCGCGCGAGCGAACAGGCCCGGGTGGAGGAAGCAGCCCACGTGGGCGGGATGGCAGGCGCCTTCGCCCGCGCCCTCGACCTTGGGCCGCAGGTGCTGGCGTTGCAGCAAGCGCTGGTGGCCGGGATGGCGCAGTCGCAGCAGCGCGAGGCAGAACGGCTGGCGGCGCGGCATGGCATGGACGACGAGCGGGTCGACAGCGCGCTAGAGCGCGCGGCCCGCTTCGGCGAGTTGGCCGGCGCGGCGGCGGCCGGTGGCGAAGTGGCGGGCCGGCTCGCGCAGACTTTCCAGTACGAAGGCGTCTTCCACGGCTATGTGACCGACGTCGACGGTACGCCCATGTCGGGCCACACAATCCGGCTGGAACTGCATGGCGACGGCGGCTCGGGGCGCGCCCAGCGCGGGAGCGCGAAGACCGACGCCGACGGCTACTTCCGCATCGAGCTCGGCGCTCGACGCGAGGCAGCGCATGCGGATGCCGCTCCGCTGACACGCTGGTTGCAGGCACTGGCCGAAGACCTGGAACAGGAAAAACAGGCTGCGTCCGCCGAAGCAGCCCCCGCAGCCCCCGCAGGCGCCACGGAAGCGCAGGCGAGCGCAGCCTCTTCGGTCCAGGTGGTCGCACCGAACGGCCGCGTTGTGTTCGAGGACCCGTGCCCGCCGACCTTCGAGCCGCTGCCTTCGGAGTTCCGCTACTACGTGCTGGCCGATGCCAAGGCCACGGCCAGCAGGACAGGACGCGGGGTGCGGCGGGGCGGTTAGCCCTCAGCCTCTCACCCACGCGAAGAGGGTGCAGGCGGAGTGTTGATCTGGTATCCGAGACAGCCGCGTGCGGAAGGCACGGAAACGAAGCCAGACCTGCGACCGTTGAACGCCTCCGACCTTATCCTGGTCGAGGGCCAGAACTGCACGAAGGCGCGCTGCAGGCCATCTGGCGATCTGCATAGCCGCTTCCCCGAACCCGCGCTGCACTGCGAGGTCTGCGGCCTGCTGCTCTTCCGCTATGGACGAGACGCCCACAGCCAACGTAGCCGCTACCATCCATTGCCAATTTCTACGCGCTGTGCCTGACTGTACCCTCGCGCGCTTGCGCCGGGATAAAGCCAGAGCTTGCCGTTCCCGTCCTTGGCCAAGATGTCTTTGTGCCCGTCGTGGTCCCAATCTCCGAGCAGCCTTGAAAAAACATATGCATTCCAGCCGTTGCCGATCTGAATTCGAGCTGTTTGGCTGTAGCCGCGCACACTCAGACCGGGATAAAGCCAAAGGGAACCACTGCTATCCCTAGCGATGATGTCTTGATGACCGTCGCGATCCCAGTCGGTGATACCAGCAAATACATAGCCAGCCCAGCCATTTCCAATTTCCACGCGCTGCACCGAACTGTATCCACGCGAACTCATGCCCGGATATAGCCACAGCACTCCACCGGAATCTCTTGCCACAATATCCTTGTGACCGTCGCGGTCCCAATCCGCGACACCCACGAAGGTATAGCCGCCCCAACCATTCCCTATTTCCACACGTTCAGCTTCGCTGTAGCCGCGCTTACTTGCGCCAGGGTAGAGCCACAAGGCACCGTTGATGTCCTTCGCAATGATGTCCTGATGCCCATCGCGGTCCCAGTCTGTAATACCCGCAAAACTGTAGCCATTCCAGCCGTTGCCGATCTCGACACGCTGGGCCGTGCTATAGCCGCGGACGCTCATTCCCGGGTAAATCCACAGAACACCACTGCCATCCCTGGCAAGAATGTCTTGGTGTCTGTCGCGATCCCAATCGGCCACACCGACGAATGTGTAACTGCTGCTTTGTGCATAGGCAAAGCATAGGCTCGCTGCCAGCAATGCAATACTCTGGAACAAACTCTTGGCCGAAGCTCCTAGAAACTTCAAGGTGAAGCAATGCTGGCGAAAGGCTTTCCGTAAAAACCGACGCTTCATGGCCGTGCTTGCCGCATGAAATGACATCTTCATGACATCGCCCCTCCTTACTGCCACGTGTCCACAATATCAATGTAACTAGCAATCGATCCGGATCAAATAAATTTCACTCACACCAGTTGTGTATGAAATTTACTTCGCGTCATTAAATGAAACGATTCAGGGGTTCAGATCAACGTTGATTTTGGCGATCCCGTAACGGTCAAGGATAATTCGACGGCGTTGAAGTTCAGCCGGAAGGTGGCGGCGTACCGTTCGGCACAGTCAGTGTCGTAAACCGCTAGAGGACAGTCAGCCGACTATTTCTCTAGATTCCGCAGCCGTGCGTTCCGCCGCTTTCAGTCCCGGCGGCCGGTACCTGGCTGCCGCTCTCGAGAACGGGAACCTGGGGCGATGGCTGCTTCGCCCTCGGGACCTGATCGAGGACGCCTGTGCGCGACTGCCGGAAAATATTTCGCAGGGTAACTGGGAGCGATACGTTGGGAGCATGCCCTACATCGACTTGTGTCCCACGCTCGCCAAATGACGGGTGAAGCGGAATGGCCGTGGAATCAGCGCGTAGGCAATAAACAGGCACATGAGTAAAGTGACCCAGAACGTGCACGTACTCATGCTACGGCCGTTTGCGAACAGGCTCCGCAGCGGCGTTGTCTTGGTAGTCGGCTCGGTGGCGGCAAGGCCGGTGTCGACGAGTGGGAGAACACTGTTACCAACGCCGCCTGCCAAGGTCTCGCTACTGCGCATGCCGACACCGGTCGCCTGACACGCCACCCAGGCCGGCGCCCTTTGTGCGCGCCAGAACTGATCGGGGAATTGGGCGCTGATTCGGCGAGACGCCAGCGGTTACATGTAGTCTCGTGTCATCTCGCGAACACTGGGAAAAACGTCAGTGCGCCAGGTTGGTCCACGGAACAAGTCGTAGTGCGTGCAGTCGTCAATCGTGACGAGTCGCTTGTCGCGCGAGGATAGGCCTTGGCACAGGTCATGCGCGGCGTGGGTCTGCCCGCGGCCGGATATGTCGTCGAGCTCGCCTTCGATGGTAAGCAACGCTGTGGAACGGATGTCCTGGGGGCGGACGGCCTGGCCTCGCACTTGCCAGGTGCCAAAGGCGATCTGAAACTCCTGAAACACGGTCCGAACCGTGTCGAGATAGAACTCGGCGGCCAGGTCGAGCACCGCGCTGTAGTCCAGCAATGCTTGCCAATGTACATTGGCACGCTCGGCATCGCCACGCGCAAGATTCGCCCAGTAACCCTCACATAGACCCCACAGCGGTGAGGCCTGCGCAGCGGCAAGGCCGGAGAGTTGCAGGAAACTCGGACAGACCTGACGTCCAGCTCCTGCATAGGGATGCGGTACTGGGTGAACCAGATTGCGTCGAAACCACTGGATAGATTGGCTCGAGGCAAGGCGTCCAATTGCGGTGGGGCTGCGACGTGCGTCAATCGGGCCGCCGATGAGAGTCAGGCTGCTTGGCGTCTTTTCATCGCGGCTTGCCAACAGCGCGATGGCGCCCAGAGCGGGCACCGTGGCCTGGCAAATGGCAAGCACATGCAGCGGTGACACGTCGATCTGACTGATAAAGCGCTGAACGTGAACGACATAGTCGTCCAAATGAAATGAGCCATCGGTCACCGGAACGTTGCGCGCATTGCTCCAATCGGTGACATAGACAATGTGCTCCTGCAGCAGCGATTGCACCACATCGCGAAGCATGACGGCATGATGGCCGGCAAGAGGCGCACAGACAAGGACCGCCGGAATCGTTTGCTGCCCGTCGTTATACTCAACGGCTGCGGTAGCTTCAAAGCGCCGCAGGCGGCAGAACGGGCTTTCCGAGACGATTTGCTCGACCACGGGAACAACACAGCCGTTACGAAAGATGGCTGTAATGCCAAACGTGGGTTCTTCGCAGGCCGTGCTCAGACGATGAAGGTTTTCCCAGCATGCGGCAAAGTTCCCCGCTGCCGGAAGGTATGCAAGTGGACTAAGGGGGCTGACCAAGGCTCGGGCAGATTCATCTGCCCACGCTTTCATCATGGTCCGCTGATATTCAAAAATCTGGTAGAGCATGGGGACTCCAGACAAACAGCGCGTTTAGCCGCCACGCTTCGCGATTAGGTGCCCATCTCCATTGCCACCCCATCGCATTCCAGCCGTGCAGAAGTCGCCTATGCGACGGATTTCAGCGAATGGAGAAATGAACCAGCTCCACCCTGACAGTAGATGCATCGGCCGTTGGATCCGGCGGCTCTCCGCTCCGCTTGACGCCTAGCGAATGCGGCGTACGGCGTCGCGCATGGAATGGCCCCGGCTTGTCAGACGCGGATGGACGCCACTGTCATGACCATGTTCGATCGTGACCAGCTTGTGTTCCAACAACGCGTCCAATTGCTCGGGATCGAGGTCGTGAATGTCCGGCGCATCGCCAAGCAGAAGCAGAGCTGCAATTTCATGCGGACTTAGCATGTCGGTCTCCTTGGGTCAAAAAGGGAACTGCGACGGCTGATCTGTGTACCGTGCTCTACGGAGGCGATGAGAACTGCAATGGATGTTGTCGGTGTAAGGACGCGCCGGGAGCGCTACACCGAGTATTAACGGTAAACCCTTCAGTCGCGGGAAGCAAGTGAGGAATATGCTGCGGGGCAGCGGAGGAGTGAAATCGCCTGGGATAGTCGTCCTTCGGCCGACTGCGTTGGTTTGGCTCGCAGGTCGTCGCCTGCCGTCGTGCCACGTGTCGGGCGACACCAGAAATAGTGCTGAAAGCTGCCGAGCTCGTGAGGTTTGTCTCAAGCCGAAGGCTGCAGCGTACCCGTTTCTGCGAACCCTGGCCAAGATCGTGGAGGATTGCTAGACAAAGGGATGCCGCTATACGGGGATTTAATTCTCGGCCTTACTGCCGGATTCTCGGCGCCCCTCCGCATATTCTTGGCAGCCCTCAACAAAGGTTTGGGAGTCGCCGGTGCAGTCGTTGGGATCGGAGATATCGTTGTCCGCCGCCCAGTAGTAGCCCGCTTCATGCCCAGAGCAGTCCTGTGTGCAGCGGGAACCTAAGAAGCTTTCACCACCGGACTCGCCCTGCCTCGGGCGGGGCACCTGAGTGTCGAAATGGCGTTTCATTTCATCGACGGTCACGCCCTGGTCGGCCGCAATGGCTGGCAAGAACTGGTCCCGGTAGATTTCCCACATAAGAACTTGTTCTTCTGGAGTGGCATCATCAAAGCCAGCCTTGGCTTTGAATTTCTTCCAGTCAAGCACGGTTGGCGAAGGCGCCACGGCGGATGAAGCTGCCGCCGCTGATGCTGCAGACGCTGGTGCGTTGGATCGCGCTGGATCAGCGGGCCGGTGGTCACACGCAGTGAGGCAAATCAGACTCGCGGCCAACATCCAAGCATTCATTTTAGGCCTTTGCGATTCTTGATTGCCTAGGATGCAAGCCGGTGAACTAAGCTCGGCAAGCCAGCGCATTGGATGCAGCCCGTGCGGGACGACTGCTGCGCACCGCCGACGCCACACGCAAAAGCATTGGAGTCGAGAGAGGCACTGCCTCTCACGCGCTGGCTGCACTTAACCGCTAGATCGTTCGCCTTTGAACATCAACATCGGCTTACCCGCCTAGCGTGCCGACGGCCGCAGCGCTCGCACCCCGACCTTCACCACGGTCACCGCCGCCAGCACCAGCGCCCCCGCAACGATGCCGGCAATACCGTCGAGCGCCAACGGGGCCAGCACCGACAGTACAGCGCCGACCGCAGGCACGCCTGCCGCAGCCTGTGCCGCCGCGTCCAGCACGTGGTGCATCGCCGGGATGCCGTGCACAAGGATGCCGCCGCCCACCAGGAACATCGCCGCCGTCCCGGCGACCGACAAGGCTTTCATCAACCAGGGTGCCAGCCGCAGCAGACCGCGGCCCAGCAAGCGGAAACCGGCCGACGGCCGCCGGCTCAGGTACAGCCCCGCGTCATCGAGCTTCACGATGCCGGCCACCAGTCCATAGACGCCGACTGTCATGATTGCGGCGATCGCGCACAAGACAGCGAGCCGCTGGCCAAAAGGCGCGTTAGCGACGGTGCCAAGGGAGATGACGATGATTTCAGCCGAAAGTATGAAGTCAGTGCGGACCGCACCCTTGATCTTCTCTTTCTCGAATGCCACCACGTCTACGACGGGGTTCGACATGGCCTGAACTTCACGGGCGTGATGTGCCGCGTCCTCCGCATCGCTGTGCAGGAACCGGTGTGCCAGTTTTTCAAAGCCTTCGTAGCAA
It encodes:
- a CDS encoding DUF6519 domain-containing protein, encoding MSTIDLSRQATDPRKHYAGVRMQQGRVLTDDDFNEAAALDAEELRRTRVHAIGAYGSPDSGFLPANFGAVGGKVNFTLTPGHLYIGGLRVEMSAAEQFLLQKDWLNFDPAVDAPAAPANGVTRRDLVWIECWQQPVTAVEDSELFEVALGGPDTSTRWRTMRRIYLEKGVAQGDCAGAWTALAGTFANLGTLNGEMELVTNARMSVSFTAPPVTGDLCSPPQAGGYLGAENQAIRVQLVDATHYTWGYDNAAPLYRVQLSAQGGQLLRLTLVNQPRDAVHWPIKGQVVELLPWSAALSNGERAAEVAGHLCKVAVSYNPDDHTLVLDTPVPPTFGAQWQARADKAEFFNGMAEQNFLYLRVWNRGDDLASPAAIPIANGDLGQTGLKVTFSGGPLRPADHWIIAARPAAPEVVVPWMLALAGGAPSHGIRRFRAPLALLEWTTVGGVTTATVVHDCRPPFQPLTRIRGCCSVTVGDGMQSFGLYTSVQAAVDALPSSGGTVCILPGRYVEAVRIGGRHNVTLHGCGPQSRIVAPDKDGPGSTAVLIDGCSDVAIETLALEGGNEAVVHVRRSAVVRVASCLIQARDRREGFSPWPAVFVEADMVEIEDNIIEPVRELTPQVLERIFHKLAAPVQIAMSARGGLQLAGGCEHVRVAGNVIAGGAGNGITLGSIRRIDEHHPEGDDVPDIDVDDPCAPCDPTDSGTPPDDGRPVRYVSAGDLYDILIEDNVITRHGANGIAVVRFFGLSASTGLVLVAVHGLRILDNTITRCLRRGVAQAPSKTQLFMGYGGISLALATGLEIEHNLIAGNGRDWFSPVCGVFVLACTGLCVEHNHITANGERNDEPVGGAQPGIRAGVHVWLALGVQPPAAPSKNSTARAAAAPRVSRDTLQLRVHANRIEQPLGRALFMLGAGAMEITDNRLVSEGTGEPATDPVASTVLVGNAGVSREWTRGLLMALVILLYVTLTKQGNAATAALVCNISRQSRFMPGLWPRLPTGKLMFNDNQVSFLMADAPRGLDLSSTLLISLDDVAACDNQFEYHTQQRLVMADLLAWGTTVRTSDNRLAETWGRAVRSLMSLALLNTAADNQSTHCITAMGLRRAVTHNLVLAEAFCDNACGDHARVLSQVALGVQSSMQHP
- a CDS encoding carboxypeptidase regulatory-like domain-containing protein codes for the protein MPTRDTRSSGRFSEARASEQARVEEAAHVGGMAGAFARALDLGPQVLALQQALVAGMAQSQQREAERLAARHGMDDERVDSALERAARFGELAGAAAAGGEVAGRLAQTFQYEGVFHGYVTDVDGTPMSGHTIRLELHGDGGSGRAQRGSAKTDADGYFRIELGARREAAHADAAPLTRWLQALAEDLEQEKQAASAEAAPAAPAGATEAQASAASSVQVVAPNGRVVFEDPCPPTFEPLPSEFRYYVLADAKATASRTGRGVRRGG
- a CDS encoding FG-GAP repeat domain-containing protein, which translates into the protein MKMSFHAASTAMKRRFLRKAFRQHCFTLKFLGASAKSLFQSIALLAASLCFAYAQSSSYTFVGVADWDRDRHQDILARDGSGVLWIYPGMSVRGYSTAQRVEIGNGWNGYSFAGITDWDRDGHQDIIAKDINGALWLYPGASKRGYSEAERVEIGNGWGGYTFVGVADWDRDGHKDIVARDSGGVLWLYPGMSSRGYSSVQRVEIGNGWAGYVFAGITDWDRDGHQDIIARDSSGSLWLYPGLSVRGYSQTARIQIGNGWNAYVFSRLLGDWDHDGHKDILAKDGNGKLWLYPGASARGYSQAQRVEIGNGW
- the phaZ gene encoding polyhydroxyalkanoate depolymerase encodes the protein MLYQIFEYQRTMMKAWADESARALVSPLSPLAYLPAAGNFAACWENLHRLSTACEEPTFGITAIFRNGCVVPVVEQIVSESPFCRLRRFEATAAVEYNDGQQTIPAVLVCAPLAGHHAVMLRDVVQSLLQEHIVYVTDWSNARNVPVTDGSFHLDDYVVHVQRFISQIDVSPLHVLAICQATVPALGAIALLASRDEKTPSSLTLIGGPIDARRSPTAIGRLASSQSIQWFRRNLVHPVPHPYAGAGRQVCPSFLQLSGLAAAQASPLWGLCEGYWANLARGDAERANVHWQALLDYSAVLDLAAEFYLDTVRTVFQEFQIAFGTWQVRGQAVRPQDIRSTALLTIEGELDDISGRGQTHAAHDLCQGLSSRDKRLVTIDDCTHYDLFRGPTWRTDVFPSVREMTRDYM
- a CDS encoding DUF808 domain-containing protein is translated as MAGSSLLLLIDDIATILDDVAAMSKVAAKKTAGVLGDDLALNAQQVSGVKADRELPVVWAVALGSLRNKVILVPAALAISAWAPWAVVPLLMVGGAFLCYEGFEKLAHRFLHSDAEDAAHHAREVQAMSNPVVDVVAFEKEKIKGAVRTDFILSAEIIVISLGTVANAPFGQRLAVLCAIAAIMTVGVYGLVAGIVKLDDAGLYLSRRPSAGFRLLGRGLLRLAPWLMKALSVAGTAAMFLVGGGILVHGIPAMHHVLDAAAQAAAGVPAVGAVLSVLAPLALDGIAGIVAGALVLAAVTVVKVGVRALRPSAR